A genomic region of Arvicola amphibius chromosome 7, mArvAmp1.2, whole genome shotgun sequence contains the following coding sequences:
- the LOC119818471 gene encoding heterogeneous nuclear ribonucleoproteins C1/C2-like, with protein MASNVTNKTDPRSMNSRVFIGNLNTLVVKKSDVEAIFSKYGKIVGCSVHKGFAFVQYVNERNARAAVAGEDGRMIAGQVLDINLAAEPKVNRGKAGVKRSAAEMYGSSFDLDYDFQRDYYDRMYSYPARVSPPPPIARAVVPSKRQRVSGNTSRRGKSGFNSNSGQQGSSSKSGKLKGDDLQAIKKELTQIKQKVDSLLESLEKIEKEQSKKAVELKNEKSEEEQSSASVKKDETNVKMESEAGADDSAEEGDLLDDDDNEDREDDQLELIKNDEKEAEEGEDDRDSANGGG; from the coding sequence ATGGCTAGCAACGTTACCAACAAGACAGATCCTCGATCTATGAATTCCCGTGTGTTCATTGGGAATCTCAATACTCTTGTGGTCAAGAAGTCTGATGTGGAGGCAATCTTTTCAAAGTATGGCAAAATTGTGGGTTGCTCTGTGCATAAGGGCTTTGCCTTTGTCCAATATGTTAACGAAAGAAATGCCCGGGCAGCTGTAGCTGGAGAGGATGGCAGAATGATTGCTGGCCAGGTTTTAGATATTAATCTGGCTGCAGAGCCAAAAGTGAACCGCGGGAAAGCAGGTGTGAAACGATCTGCAGCGGAGATGTACGGTTCCTCATTTGATTTGGACTATGACTTTCAACGGGATTATTATGACAGGATGTACAGTTACCCAGCAcgtgtttctcctcctcctcctattgcTCGAGCAGTGGTGCCTTCTAAACGCCAGCGTGTTTCTGGAAACACCTCTCGAAGGGGCAAAAGTGGATTCAATTCGAACAGTGGACAACAGGGCTCTTCTTCCAAATCCGGAAAATTGAAAGGTGATGACCTTCAGGCCATTAAGAAGGAGCTgactcaaataaaacaaaaagtggatTCTCTGCTGGAAAGCctggaaaaaattgaaaaagaacaaagcaaaaaagcaGTAGAGTTGAAGAACGAGAAGTCGGAGGAGGAGCAGAGCAGTGCCTCTGTGAAGAAAGACGAGACGAACGTCAAGATGGAGTCTGAGGCGGGTGCTGACGACTCTGCCGAGGAGGGCGACCTGCTGGACGACGACGACAATGAGGACCGAGAGGATGACCAGCTGGAGCTGATCAAGAACGatgaaaaagaagcagaggaaggagaggatgacAGAGACAGCGCCAATGGGGGAGGATGA